One part of the Malus sylvestris chromosome 2, drMalSylv7.2, whole genome shotgun sequence genome encodes these proteins:
- the LOC126610221 gene encoding zinc finger protein ZAT9-like — protein sequence MEKRCKICMRSFPNGRALGGHMRSHVMNHPIPQKPEDEDEEANREQTQLTIDELCDSASASSPLSSDDEEEHDDDMIYGLSENPKRSIKLVDPEFSFVIHAGSIVLQDKESETESSKSPTRRRSKRTRKSSMMALHHHQNHSQYHHHQKLESFKKIKLKNKVVSSKADSFDPEPVSSISDATKEEDVAFCLMMLSRDKWKKQDRHHQHEQEQEKDDEVERSTEDTDDSEEHLINLPRTRTARGKYKCETCNKVLKSYQALGGHRASHKKIMALNANPIYKPELEQENYNVAGNSSSVAERKIHECPVCFRVFSSGQALGGHKRSHVMSGSAAEASNSSPPLKSLTKLGDSLIDLNLPAPFDDDDIGQIELSAVSDSEFVNHIRR from the coding sequence ATGGAGAAGCGGTGTAAGATTTGCATGAGGAGCTTCCCCAATGGCAGAGCCTTGGGGGGTCACATGAGGTCTCACGTCATGAACCATCCGATTCCTCAGAAACCGGAAGATGAAGACGAAGAAGCGAATCGAGAACAAACCCAGCTGACCATTGATGAGCTGTGCGATTCAGCTTCAGCTTCTTCTCCGTTGTCTTCAGACGATGAAGAAGAACATGATGATGATATGATTTATGGTTTGAGTGAGAATCCAAAGAGAAGCATAAAGCTAGTGGATCCTGAGTTTTCTTTTGTCATCCATGCTGGGTCTATTGTTCTTCAAGACAAAGAGAGTGAGACCGAGTCGTCCAAGAGCCCAACTCGGAGACGATCTAAAAGAACACGAAAATCCTCCATGATGGCgcttcatcatcatcaaaatcatagtCAGTATCACCATCATCAAAAGCTCGAATCTTTCAAGAAAATTAAGCTCAAGAACAAGGTGGTCAGCAGCAAGGCCGATTCTTTCGATCCGGAACCCGTAAGTTCAATTTCCGATGCCACCAAAGAGGAAGATGTCGCCTTCTGCCTCATGATGTTGTCGAGAGACAAATGGAAAAAACAAGACCGCCACCACCAAcatgaacaagaacaagaaaaagaCGATGAAGTGGAAAGATCAACGGAGGACACGGATGATTCTGAGGAGCATCTGATCAACTTACCCAGAACTAGAACTGCTCGAGGGAAATACAAATGTGAAACGTGCAACAAAGTTCTTAAATCTTATCAGGCTCTTGGTGGTCACAGAGCAAGCCACAAGAAGATTATGGCTTTGAATGCGAACCCCATTTACAAGCCCGAATTGGAGCAAGAAAATTATAATGTGGCAGGAAATTCTTCCTCTGTGGCTGAACGAAAAATTCATGAATGCCCAGTTTGTTTTAGAGTTTTTTCCTCTGGTCAAGCGCTTGGCGGGCACAAAAGATCTCATGTGATGAGTGGTTCTGCAGCAGAAGCAAGCAATAGTAGTCCTCCATTGAAGAGTTTAACTAAGCTTGGTGATAGTTTGATAGATCTTAATCTTCCTGCTCCTTTTGACGATGATGACATCGGCCAAATCGAGCTCTCTGCAGTTTCTGATTCAGAGTTTGTGAACCACATTAGAAGATGA